AAGTTAGTTTGGACGAAAAGAATTGAAACTGGTGAAGTCGTAACGGCGCAACATTGGAAAAACGGTCGCGAATTAACAGCGAACGAAATGCAACAGCCTAGAGTAGCCAAAATACTGAAAAAAATCCATAATTCTAAACCATTATTGACCATGCTAAAAAGAATGGAAATGGAACCAATTACACCAGATATTATGCTAAATAAAATTAATGCATCTCTTTCAAGAGAAGTTTTAACACATCATGTTGTTAGAAAAGCATTAACGTATTTAGAAGAGCATATACCTAATTTAGATTCAAGATTTTTCACTGTTGTACATGGTGATGTCAATCATAATAACTGGCTTTTATCAGATCGTGATGAGCTATTTTTAGTAGACTGGGAAGGTGCAATGATTGCAGATCCTGCTATTGATATTGGCATGCTGCTTTACAACTACGTTCCTGAAAATAAATGGTCTAAATGGTTTGAAACATATGGTGTTCAAGAAAGTTTAAATCTAAACAAACGTATGAAGTGGTATACGGTTATTCAATCTATTGGTATGGTTCAATGGTATGAAGAACAAAAACGTTTTAAAGATATGAATACATGGCTTGAATTTTTAAATGAAGTGATGAATAGCAACTTATTTATATAAGGAGAAATTGAGTATGAGAGTTCGCTACAAACCTTGGGCGGAAGATTATTTGAAAAACCATCCAGACTTAGTTGACATGGATGGTTCGCATGCTGGGCATATAGATGAATGGTTTGAACAAAAGCAACCGATTTATATTGAAATTGGCTCAGGAATGGGGCAATTTATTACAACACTTGCCGCACAACATCCAGAAATTAATTTCGTGTCAATGGAACGTGAAAAAAGCGTCATGTATAAGGTATTAGATAAAGTTAAAGAACAAAACTTATCTAATCTGAAAATGATTTGTAAT
The DNA window shown above is from Staphylococcus sp. M0911 and carries:
- a CDS encoding phosphotransferase family protein, whose product is MEQFYQLGWTLDSAGGASGEAYMAEQDGQKLFLKRNTNPFIAALSAEGIVPKLVWTKRIETGEVVTAQHWKNGRELTANEMQQPRVAKILKKIHNSKPLLTMLKRMEMEPITPDIMLNKINASLSREVLTHHVVRKALTYLEEHIPNLDSRFFTVVHGDVNHNNWLLSDRDELFLVDWEGAMIADPAIDIGMLLYNYVPENKWSKWFETYGVQESLNLNKRMKWYTVIQSIGMVQWYEEQKRFKDMNTWLEFLNEVMNSNLFI